From the genome of Halomonas sp. LR3S48:
AACACGAGATCCAGCAGGATGGCTCCGATGAGCAGCACGACCAAGGCCAGGCTCAGCGGTTCGGCGCTCATGCCTCCGTGCCACCAGACGCTACGCCCGCCGAATCGAAGGTCGCCATCTCGGCCAGCATGCGGCAAGCGGCTTCCAGCATAGGGAAGGCCAGGGCCGCCCCGGTGCCCTCTCCCAGGCGCAGCTCGAGGTCGAGCAACGGCTCGGCCTCGAGCAGTTCGAGCGCCACGTCATGACCCGGCTCGCAGGAGCGGTGGGCGAAAATGAGATAGCCGCGCAGCTCAGGCGCGAGCCGGCAGGCCACCAGTGCCGCCACGGTGGCGATGAAGCCATCGACCAGGATCGGCAAGCGCCGGGCCGCCGCGCCCAGGTAGGCGCCGGCCATGGCGGCGATTTCCAGTCCGCCGAGCTTGGCCAGAACCTCGAGCGGTTGAGATGGGTCCGCGTCGCGAGCGGCCAGCGCCCCTTCGATCACTGCTGCCTTGTGGGCCAGCCGTGCCGGTGCGATACCCGTCCCCAGCCCCACCAGACGACTCGCCGGCAAGCCGCTCAGGGCAGCCAGAACAGCGCTGCTCGCGGTGGTGTTGGCAATGCCCATCTCGCCCACGATCAGACAGCGGCAGCCGTCGATGTGGCTGCGCTCTGCGGCACGGATGCCCACCTCGACGGCGCGCTCGGCCTCGGCCAGGCTCATGGCGTCCTGGCGGGCGAAATTGGCCGTGCCGGCGCGCACCTTGTCGGTCACGACGCCGGCTCCTTCGACATCGCCCTTGACGCCGACGTCGACGACCTCGAGCCGGGCGCCGATCTGGCGGGCGAAGACGTTGATGGCGGCGCCGCCGGCGGCGAAGTTGGCCACCATCTGCGCCGTGACCTCCTGGGGAAAGGCCGAGACGCCCTCCTCGGCCACGCCATGGTCGGCGGCGAATACGATCACGCCGGGCGGCGTGACCGTCGGCAAGGCCTCACCGCTCATGCCTGCGAGCTCCAGGACCAGGGATTCGAGACGGCCCAGGCTGCCGGGAGGCTTGGTGAGGCTGTCAAGGCGAACCTGGACGGGACGGGTCCGGGTTGCATCGACAGCCGAGATGGCGGCCAGGGTATCGGCAAGCATGAGGGAGTCCTGATATCACTGAGGCAGCCGCCATCTTAACAGCCTGGCTCGTGCTGTCACGGTGCTGCGCCGAGCGCTGCCGCCTGCGGCGCCTCCGGCTGTCGCTCCGCTGCCCCCTCGTCGCTCCAGGCCAGCCGCGCCGAGTTCGCCACCACGCTCAGCGAGCTGGCCGCCATGGCCAGCACCGCCACCAGCGGCGGTATCGGCATGGCTACTGCCAGGCCCAGCGCCAGCAGGTTGTAGATTCCCGACAGCAGCAGGTTCTGGCGCATCACGCGACGGGTACGTCTCGCCAGGTACAGGACGTTCTCGACACCCGACACGCCCGA
Proteins encoded in this window:
- the cobT gene encoding nicotinate-nucleotide--dimethylbenzimidazole phosphoribosyltransferase, with protein sequence MLADTLAAISAVDATRTRPVQVRLDSLTKPPGSLGRLESLVLELAGMSGEALPTVTPPGVIVFAADHGVAEEGVSAFPQEVTAQMVANFAAGGAAINVFARQIGARLEVVDVGVKGDVEGAGVVTDKVRAGTANFARQDAMSLAEAERAVEVGIRAAERSHIDGCRCLIVGEMGIANTTASSAVLAALSGLPASRLVGLGTGIAPARLAHKAAVIEGALAARDADPSQPLEVLAKLGGLEIAAMAGAYLGAAARRLPILVDGFIATVAALVACRLAPELRGYLIFAHRSCEPGHDVALELLEAEPLLDLELRLGEGTGAALAFPMLEAACRMLAEMATFDSAGVASGGTEA